A single genomic interval of Haloplanus sp. GDY1 harbors:
- a CDS encoding ribbon-helix-helix domain-containing protein, whose translation MSASDDPRRVHFQSPEYLVDRLDAIAELFDKDRTDLLVEAIREYIEDTADSETFQELVATKYYDDQLEFETVKQLVGAETAQRLRLLKADLEDEPLDLASPEDVDVYDGDATAIDTADDDR comes from the coding sequence ATGAGTGCGAGTGACGATCCGCGACGGGTGCACTTCCAGTCGCCGGAGTACCTCGTCGACCGGTTGGATGCGATCGCGGAGCTCTTCGACAAGGATCGGACGGATTTACTTGTCGAGGCAATTCGCGAGTACATCGAAGATACCGCCGATAGTGAGACGTTCCAAGAACTCGTCGCGACCAAGTACTACGACGACCAGCTCGAGTTCGAGACGGTCAAGCAGTTGGTCGGCGCCGAGACCGCCCAGCGGCTCCGGCTTCTCAAAGCGGACCTCGAGGACGAGCCACTCGATCTCGCTTCCCCAGAGGATGTCGACGTCTACGATGGCGACGCGACGGCAATCGACACCGCTGACGACGATCGATGA
- a CDS encoding efflux RND transporter permease subunit, with the protein MGTLGDGFAAIGEKIQAHPVLALLFAVILLFAAFNGAAQITSVTGNEAFTTEDPTLNAFDDAFDRGAIVVLMRGEATDPAAIRATARFDSRMSAVDDVAYVSSPADRIRSEYGYIPDSQEKIERVLGQQDRLLIQVIFEPGLSQAEEAPIYDESLAAEEWARFPAGVDVIVTGSAAFSVQLSALIQQSTNQLLGLAVGLMIVALFFLFRGVRLRLLPIVAVFVGVLYTFGAIGYAGVPNSTLTSATFPILIGLGIDYSVQFHERYEEELEAHPPREALPQALAGIGPPVFIAMLAAALGFGATWISSLNSPAFVWFAQTSIFGVLLTFLTGLIILLPILTLYARFRRRGLGQLGSREVTDEGREPVSEESDSDNSEGSDTAEAPTDPTDSERVGTFGRLLGRTSRTLAANPGIVLLTALLLMGAGFQAGQSLDTMADTEEFFPQDLPAYVDLQQFRSATGGGTAVQYDVLVQGSDLRHPDVLRWMQRFERVAVDAPLIQGVDSPATLVATHNGGEIPETRGGVERVLADVPDRERAQYYNDGYAHITVIAAEDMTTGQTLSFISNVRETIEFSNPPPSVDARLTGTAAITPPLIVGQIESRNVTTGLGVLFVFSLLLAYYRNLVKAIAPLIPMLFVIGWQNLYMAGLNIAVSPLGASLGAMSVGIGAEYTIIVMERYYEEKARPGASKLDAVETAATRVGKAISVSGMTTVFGFSALTLSPFPILGDFGYLTVGVIFLTLVAALATLPPTLILLDTAAERLPSLRRRSRDDDASAG; encoded by the coding sequence ATGGGGACTCTCGGCGACGGCTTCGCCGCAATTGGCGAAAAGATTCAGGCTCATCCGGTTCTCGCCCTGTTGTTCGCGGTCATACTGCTGTTTGCCGCCTTTAACGGAGCCGCCCAGATCACGAGCGTCACCGGTAACGAGGCGTTTACTACCGAAGATCCGACGCTGAATGCGTTTGACGACGCGTTCGATCGCGGCGCGATCGTCGTCCTCATGAGGGGAGAGGCGACCGATCCTGCAGCGATTCGCGCCACCGCTCGGTTCGACAGCCGGATGTCCGCCGTCGATGACGTCGCCTATGTATCGAGTCCGGCAGATCGAATCCGGTCGGAGTACGGCTACATCCCGGACTCCCAAGAGAAAATCGAGCGGGTGCTCGGCCAGCAAGACCGGCTGTTGATACAGGTCATCTTCGAGCCGGGTCTCTCGCAGGCGGAGGAAGCCCCAATTTACGACGAGTCGCTGGCCGCAGAGGAGTGGGCACGCTTCCCTGCAGGCGTCGATGTCATCGTCACGGGATCGGCGGCGTTCTCCGTGCAACTCTCCGCGCTCATCCAGCAGAGCACGAACCAGTTACTCGGTCTTGCGGTCGGGCTGATGATCGTCGCGCTCTTCTTCCTGTTCCGTGGGGTTCGCCTGCGACTCTTGCCCATCGTTGCCGTTTTCGTCGGGGTCCTCTACACCTTCGGGGCCATCGGCTATGCCGGCGTCCCCAATTCGACGCTCACCAGTGCGACCTTCCCCATTCTGATCGGCCTCGGTATCGACTACTCCGTACAGTTCCACGAACGATACGAGGAGGAGTTAGAGGCGCATCCTCCTCGTGAGGCGCTACCGCAAGCGCTAGCAGGTATCGGGCCGCCGGTGTTCATCGCGATGCTCGCCGCCGCACTTGGGTTCGGTGCGACATGGATATCGTCACTAAACTCCCCAGCCTTCGTCTGGTTCGCCCAGACGTCCATCTTCGGGGTGTTGCTTACTTTCCTTACGGGTCTCATCATCCTGCTCCCGATCCTGACGCTGTACGCTCGTTTCCGTCGGCGTGGACTGGGACAACTCGGCTCTCGTGAGGTCACCGATGAAGGCCGGGAACCCGTGTCGGAAGAGAGCGATTCCGACAATAGCGAAGGGAGCGACACGGCTGAAGCTCCTACCGACCCGACTGATTCGGAACGGGTCGGCACGTTCGGTCGGCTTCTCGGTCGAACCTCGCGAACGCTCGCTGCCAACCCCGGCATCGTCCTACTGACCGCTCTGCTGTTGATGGGTGCCGGATTTCAGGCGGGACAGAGCCTCGATACGATGGCGGACACCGAGGAGTTCTTCCCACAAGACCTCCCGGCGTACGTCGATCTTCAGCAGTTCCGCTCTGCAACTGGCGGAGGGACTGCCGTCCAGTACGACGTACTCGTCCAAGGAAGCGACCTCAGGCACCCGGACGTGTTACGCTGGATGCAACGGTTCGAACGAGTTGCGGTCGACGCGCCGCTGATTCAGGGCGTTGACTCCCCCGCGACGCTCGTTGCGACACACAACGGGGGCGAGATACCCGAAACGAGGGGTGGTGTCGAGCGCGTCTTGGCCGACGTTCCCGACCGGGAGCGCGCCCAGTACTACAACGATGGCTACGCGCACATCACGGTGATCGCAGCGGAAGATATGACGACGGGGCAGACGCTCTCGTTCATATCGAACGTGAGAGAGACCATCGAATTCAGCAACCCACCGCCGAGTGTCGACGCGAGGCTCACCGGGACGGCGGCGATCACACCGCCACTAATCGTTGGCCAGATCGAGAGCCGGAACGTGACGACGGGCCTGGGCGTCCTGTTCGTCTTCAGCCTCCTGTTGGCGTACTACCGGAACCTCGTGAAGGCGATTGCTCCCCTGATTCCGATGCTGTTCGTCATCGGGTGGCAGAACCTCTACATGGCAGGGTTGAACATCGCCGTCTCACCGCTCGGAGCCTCGCTCGGTGCCATGAGCGTCGGCATCGGTGCCGAGTACACCATCATCGTGATGGAGCGCTACTACGAGGAGAAAGCGAGACCAGGTGCGAGCAAACTCGACGCGGTCGAGACGGCAGCGACCCGCGTCGGGAAGGCAATCTCCGTCTCGGGAATGACGACCGTCTTCGGCTTCTCGGCGCTGACGCTCTCGCCGTTCCCGATCCTCGGGGACTTCGGCTACCTCACCGTCGGCGTCATCTTCCTGACGCTGGTGGCGGCGCTGGCGACGCTCCCGCCGACACTCATCCTCCTCGACACGGCGGCAGAGCGACTTCCCTCGCTTCGACGGCGGTCACGTGACGATGACGCGTCGGCGGGGTAG
- the sod gene encoding superoxide dismutase — MTDYELDPLPYDYDALEPHISEQVLTWHHDTHHQGYVNGWNSAEETLEANRDDGDFGSSAGAIRNVTHNGSGHILHDLFWNCMSPEGGDEPSGDLADRIEEDFGSYEAWKGEFEAAAGAAGGWALLVYDSFSNQLRNVVVDKHDQGALWGSHPILALDVWEHSYYHDYGPARGDFVDNFFEVVDWSEPSARYEQAVQLFE; from the coding sequence ATGACTGACTACGAACTTGACCCACTCCCGTACGACTACGACGCCCTCGAACCGCACATCAGCGAGCAGGTATTGACGTGGCATCACGACACCCACCATCAGGGCTACGTGAACGGCTGGAACAGCGCCGAGGAGACGCTCGAAGCGAACCGTGACGACGGCGACTTCGGCTCCTCGGCGGGTGCGATTCGGAACGTCACGCACAACGGCTCCGGGCACATCCTCCACGACCTCTTCTGGAACTGCATGTCTCCGGAGGGTGGCGACGAGCCAAGCGGTGACCTCGCCGATCGCATCGAGGAGGACTTCGGCTCCTACGAGGCCTGGAAGGGTGAATTCGAGGCCGCTGCCGGCGCCGCCGGTGGCTGGGCACTCCTGGTGTACGACAGCTTCTCGAACCAGCTTCGCAACGTCGTGGTCGACAAGCACGACCAGGGCGCGCTCTGGGGCTCGCACCCCATCCTCGCGCTCGACGTCTGGGAGCACTCGTACTACCACGACTACGGTCCGGCCCGTGGCGACTTCGTCGACAACTTCTTCGAGGTCGTCGACTGGTCCGAGCCGAGCGCCCGCTACGAGCAGGCCGTTCAGCTGTTCGAATAG
- a CDS encoding DUF7563 family protein yields the protein MPTCNNCGDHVSKCFARVFGDEVGHVYACPNCSATAGIGEVTRERRPRNES from the coding sequence ATGCCAACCTGTAACAACTGCGGTGACCACGTCTCGAAATGCTTCGCACGGGTGTTCGGTGACGAAGTTGGCCACGTGTATGCCTGTCCCAATTGCTCCGCAACTGCTGGGATTGGAGAGGTTACACGTGAACGACGCCCCAGAAATGAAAGTTGA
- a CDS encoding Rieske (2Fe-2S) protein has product MSDRNRIGRVNDIPEDGSYLFTVEDTSGGKQEVILVRCEEESAVKAWTNNCTHESQRFDRGSGVAMRDGQIICPRHGSMFDTCSGACDNGEAAGTTLPEVDISVEGSDVFLTEDGYTYLHEGGIEEEGDGPSSTSHIGF; this is encoded by the coding sequence ATGAGCGATAGAAATCGAATCGGAAGGGTCAACGATATTCCTGAAGACGGATCGTACCTATTCACCGTCGAAGACACTTCTGGCGGCAAACAAGAAGTCATTCTCGTCCGGTGCGAGGAGGAATCTGCTGTCAAGGCGTGGACCAATAACTGCACACATGAATCCCAACGGTTCGACAGGGGTTCCGGAGTGGCAATGCGAGATGGGCAGATAATATGCCCGCGGCACGGGTCGATGTTCGACACTTGCTCAGGAGCGTGCGACAATGGGGAGGCCGCTGGAACAACGCTCCCTGAAGTCGATATTTCGGTCGAAGGGAGTGACGTGTTCCTCACTGAGGACGGCTACACCTATCTCCATGAAGGTGGTATTGAGGAAGAGGGTGATGGTCCGAGTTCAACCTCCCACATCGGATTCTAA
- a CDS encoding restriction endonuclease codes for MAVLDDLSGFEFEDLMEDVFRNLGYENVRQAERTADEGRDVLMEEVVDGTRRAIIVECKHTGTVGRPVVQKLHSAIATFDFDGPKRGMVTTTGRFTNPAEEYADRLQRNDDPYPIELIDGEDLREIADEIGLDLYNGRIEILCDETLRPYDPAAAVDAPVQEAFRDIEHIEAGDLPAPHSQVTFRPVVAITADTNAVFETSVGVIHRINDRTQFVVHAERGHPRVADDDIATLVTENFHATVDLDADRFEDVFDEISERRFGQTQTEYKEWAVDRLRDYHTTTVTYTGDNNVTYNKTCEPNLSDISVQSIEPVYLPEVRHTTEIQEYTYPYEYYAAGPSRVTTEDGIHRCVHCETSGVDETYTYCPNCGAIACGSHIKTERLEEEPVCTGCAVTERFALKTKYFYDEEHLEAFREEYAAMPIHEKAMENKPLVGGAFVASLLVIIGLLVIGGVI; via the coding sequence ATGGCTGTACTGGACGACCTCTCGGGGTTCGAGTTCGAGGATTTGATGGAAGACGTGTTCCGCAACCTCGGCTACGAGAACGTCCGGCAGGCCGAACGCACGGCCGATGAGGGGCGGGACGTCCTTATGGAGGAGGTCGTCGATGGGACGCGACGGGCGATCATCGTCGAGTGCAAGCACACGGGTACGGTCGGTCGGCCGGTCGTCCAGAAGCTGCACTCGGCCATCGCGACGTTCGACTTCGACGGCCCGAAGCGAGGGATGGTCACCACCACAGGTCGATTTACGAACCCTGCCGAGGAGTACGCTGACCGGCTCCAGCGGAACGACGATCCCTATCCCATCGAGCTGATCGACGGCGAGGACCTTCGGGAGATTGCCGACGAAATCGGTCTCGATCTCTACAACGGGCGCATCGAGATCCTCTGTGACGAGACGCTCCGACCGTACGATCCAGCAGCCGCTGTCGACGCGCCCGTTCAGGAGGCGTTCCGCGACATCGAACATATCGAGGCCGGCGATCTTCCGGCACCACACTCGCAGGTGACGTTTCGGCCGGTGGTCGCGATCACCGCCGACACGAACGCTGTCTTCGAGACGTCGGTGGGCGTCATCCACCGGATCAACGATCGCACACAATTCGTCGTCCACGCTGAACGCGGCCATCCACGGGTGGCCGACGACGACATCGCGACGCTGGTGACCGAGAACTTCCACGCGACGGTTGACCTCGACGCCGATCGATTCGAAGACGTGTTCGACGAGATTTCGGAGCGTCGGTTCGGCCAAACCCAAACGGAGTACAAGGAGTGGGCTGTCGACCGTCTTCGGGACTACCACACGACGACGGTAACCTACACTGGCGACAACAACGTCACGTACAACAAAACGTGTGAGCCGAATCTCTCGGACATCTCAGTGCAATCGATTGAACCGGTGTATCTTCCTGAGGTTCGCCATACGACCGAGATACAGGAGTACACCTACCCCTACGAATACTACGCGGCGGGACCATCGCGAGTGACGACCGAGGATGGAATTCATCGCTGCGTCCACTGCGAGACGAGCGGCGTCGACGAGACGTACACCTACTGTCCGAACTGTGGGGCGATTGCCTGTGGTAGCCACATCAAAACCGAACGGCTGGAAGAGGAGCCAGTCTGTACGGGCTGTGCGGTCACGGAGCGATTCGCGCTGAAGACGAAGTACTTCTACGACGAGGAGCATCTCGAGGCGTTCCGCGAGGAGTACGCCGCGATGCCGATTCACGAGAAAGCGATGGAGAACAAGCCGTTGGTTGGGGGTGCGTTCGTCGCGTCATTGTTGGTCATTATTGGATTACTTGTCATTGGGGGAGTCATCTAG
- a CDS encoding COG1361 S-layer family protein: MRQITVVGIVALLLLAPVVPVTASSVVTGNPELSYSVGDDTFRANEEATLTVVASNDGDIDDGGIGRFEDQVQTARSVQMDIQEGQIDAPIDVKSGTVTTGSIGPGGTAQFSFNLEIGDAEPGTYTIPVEVTYRHARAIIFDETPSGPAEIEYTWLDEEQTVDLTIRIEERSEFDIVSEGTNQLFAGDTGSLAFTIKNTGSQTARNASVQLSSAASGVFFGNPTNPARDTGVFVRSLDPGETRRVSVQVGATDDVSPGEYPVNAVVSYRDENDIGQRSDTLTTGVMVRPERTFSMADLSTSNFRVDENEATISGEITNTGPAPARNVVVRLRDHGTVTPTNGESAVGTLDPGESADVSFTTAIASDAEPGSNSFTFDVEYENADGDVLTASNPIRKRAEIAPERDRFEVSNVSTTVTPGGTAQLSAEVRYIGDDPISAVNARLFTSDPLSTSDDGAFLGRMEPGETTTATFRISATSDALPKQYASSIEVRYDEADGDTEFTDGMSIGVSVNEPSGGQPVPPAAVGGVLVLIVIGLVVWYRRR, from the coding sequence ATGAGACAGATTACGGTTGTTGGAATCGTTGCTCTCCTGCTGCTCGCACCGGTCGTTCCGGTGACAGCGTCGAGCGTCGTCACCGGAAACCCCGAGTTGAGTTACAGTGTCGGCGACGATACGTTTCGGGCGAACGAAGAGGCGACGTTGACAGTCGTCGCCTCAAACGACGGTGACATCGACGATGGCGGAATTGGGCGCTTTGAGGATCAAGTGCAGACGGCACGGAGTGTCCAGATGGATATTCAAGAGGGACAGATAGACGCACCGATCGACGTGAAGTCGGGAACAGTGACAACTGGGAGTATTGGTCCCGGCGGCACCGCACAGTTCAGCTTCAACCTCGAAATTGGAGACGCCGAGCCGGGAACGTACACTATCCCGGTAGAGGTCACGTACCGCCACGCGCGGGCTATCATCTTCGACGAAACTCCCTCGGGCCCCGCCGAAATCGAGTACACGTGGCTGGATGAGGAACAGACGGTCGACCTGACGATCCGGATTGAGGAGCGTTCGGAATTCGATATCGTCTCCGAAGGGACAAATCAGCTATTCGCAGGCGATACGGGATCGCTCGCGTTCACGATCAAGAACACTGGCTCCCAGACGGCGCGGAACGCGTCGGTTCAGCTGTCATCGGCCGCCTCAGGGGTTTTCTTCGGCAATCCGACGAATCCTGCGAGAGATACGGGCGTATTCGTCCGGTCGCTCGATCCTGGTGAAACGCGACGAGTGTCCGTACAAGTCGGCGCCACGGACGACGTGTCGCCGGGTGAGTACCCCGTCAACGCCGTCGTCTCGTACCGCGACGAGAACGACATCGGCCAGCGCTCGGACACGCTGACGACGGGCGTGATGGTCCGTCCCGAGCGCACGTTCTCGATGGCGGACCTCTCGACCTCGAACTTCCGGGTCGACGAGAACGAGGCGACTATTTCGGGGGAGATAACCAATACAGGACCAGCCCCCGCCCGAAACGTCGTCGTCAGGTTGCGCGACCACGGAACGGTGACTCCCACGAACGGCGAGTCAGCGGTCGGGACGCTCGACCCTGGTGAGTCGGCCGACGTTTCCTTTACCACTGCCATCGCTAGCGACGCCGAACCGGGATCGAACTCCTTTACCTTCGATGTAGAGTACGAGAACGCCGACGGCGACGTCCTGACGGCATCGAATCCGATCCGGAAACGTGCGGAGATTGCTCCCGAGCGCGACCGGTTCGAGGTGTCGAATGTCTCGACGACGGTGACTCCGGGCGGGACGGCCCAACTCAGCGCCGAGGTGCGTTACATCGGTGACGACCCCATCTCGGCGGTCAATGCCCGTCTGTTCACCAGCGATCCGCTGTCGACCTCCGATGACGGTGCCTTCCTCGGACGGATGGAACCGGGCGAGACGACGACCGCAACCTTCCGCATCAGCGCGACCAGCGACGCGCTCCCGAAGCAGTACGCGTCGTCGATAGAGGTGCGGTACGACGAGGCCGACGGTGACACGGAGTTCACCGACGGCATGTCCATCGGGGTCTCGGTGAACGAACCTTCTGGCGGTCAACCAGTCCCACCAGCAGCCGTCGGCGGCGTACTCGTTCTCATCGTGATCGGCCTCGTCGTCTGGTACCGTCGGCGATGA
- a CDS encoding DUF7351 domain-containing protein yields MGGSSHEVDSEPDVDEQDSQFTSERGHLGREYTNEGILPAEAFSLLGNDTRIDILQAMLDANADDAPVGFTELFERVDMEDSANFNYHLQKLTGHFIRQTEDGYEFRHPGRKVVSSIFAGTLTDRTQLDSFPVDGTCHACDGDLHGWYVDEVLTIACVDCSAVLVRYPFPPGGIDDRTPEELLQAFHHYVRHHYCMAADGVCPECTGPVKTEPVYEPEENDNFDVIVEHVCQRCGYDLQSGVGVNLLDNAEVLSFHSKRGIDLSTEPFWHFEWCVSDEYTTVLSEDPLRLRVNIPCAGDELQVVLDDTLSVVETARQEHLSY; encoded by the coding sequence ATGGGCGGGTCGAGTCACGAGGTGGACTCCGAACCAGATGTCGACGAGCAAGATTCGCAGTTCACCTCAGAACGGGGGCATCTTGGCAGGGAGTACACCAACGAAGGAATTCTTCCGGCAGAAGCATTTTCTCTACTTGGAAACGATACGCGTATCGATATTTTGCAGGCGATGTTGGATGCGAATGCCGACGATGCGCCAGTTGGATTCACGGAACTGTTCGAACGGGTCGATATGGAGGATAGTGCCAATTTTAACTATCATCTGCAGAAGCTCACTGGACATTTTATAAGACAAACGGAAGACGGCTACGAATTCCGGCATCCCGGTCGAAAAGTGGTGAGTTCGATTTTTGCTGGGACACTCACAGACCGCACTCAACTCGACTCATTCCCGGTCGACGGAACGTGCCACGCCTGCGATGGGGACTTGCACGGCTGGTATGTCGACGAGGTTCTCACGATAGCCTGTGTCGATTGTTCGGCTGTTCTCGTGAGGTATCCGTTCCCACCAGGCGGGATCGATGATCGGACGCCTGAGGAGTTACTGCAAGCATTCCATCACTATGTCCGTCATCATTACTGCATGGCTGCTGATGGAGTCTGTCCCGAATGCACAGGCCCTGTAAAAACAGAACCGGTCTATGAACCGGAGGAGAACGACAACTTCGACGTAATCGTCGAGCATGTGTGCCAGCGATGTGGATACGATCTTCAGTCGGGTGTCGGTGTGAACCTCCTCGACAACGCTGAGGTACTCTCGTTCCATTCCAAGCGTGGGATCGATCTGAGTACAGAACCGTTCTGGCACTTTGAATGGTGTGTGAGTGATGAATATACGACAGTATTATCTGAGGACCCTCTCCGCCTACGGGTCAATATCCCCTGCGCTGGGGACGAATTGCAGGTCGTGCTGGACGATACCCTCTCGGTGGTCGAAACGGCGAGACAAGAACACCTCTCGTATTAA
- a CDS encoding sensor histidine kinase, which translates to MVVVLGWAGILEDYVDDEGREYLRKILASGEHVVELTEVAREYVETVVSDEALTVEPVPLRSVLETELSLREESFPEAECILENSPPDVEVTANSMLSSDFRTLLNNAVQHNDADTPHIEVSYEVRDDTVDVRIADDGPRILDDHKDTVFGKGERGLGSPGTGIGLDLVDTLVTEYGGEIWVEDNEPTGAVFVVQLPLAE; encoded by the coding sequence ATGGTGGTCGTACTTGGCTGGGCAGGAATACTCGAAGACTACGTCGACGATGAGGGCCGTGAATACCTGCGGAAGATCCTTGCCAGCGGGGAACACGTCGTTGAATTGACCGAGGTCGCGCGTGAGTACGTGGAAACGGTTGTCTCGGATGAAGCGCTCACCGTGGAACCGGTGCCACTGCGTTCGGTCCTCGAAACCGAGCTATCGCTTCGCGAGGAATCCTTCCCGGAGGCAGAGTGCATACTGGAGAACTCCCCGCCTGATGTGGAGGTAACTGCCAACAGTATGCTCAGTTCGGACTTCCGGACCCTCCTCAACAACGCTGTCCAACACAACGACGCGGACACCCCTCATATCGAGGTCTCGTATGAAGTACGGGATGACACGGTTGATGTTCGAATCGCCGACGACGGGCCTAGGATCCTCGACGATCACAAAGATACGGTTTTCGGTAAAGGGGAACGGGGGCTCGGAAGTCCCGGCACTGGAATCGGGCTCGATCTTGTTGATACGCTTGTCACCGAATACGGTGGCGAGATCTGGGTAGAAGACAATGAACCGACAGGCGCTGTCTTCGTTGTCCAGCTCCCACTCGCAGAGTAA